From the genome of Lutra lutra chromosome 8, mLutLut1.2, whole genome shotgun sequence:
agaaaatgccttttttctCTGACTGGCAGAGGGTAGTTTCAGAATTGTTCTAATGATGAACATGTAGGACAAAATTATTAGTGCCAAAGTGAAAAGCAGAATCACTATGGCAGAGTAAAAACCGATCACTTCTAAGAGCCATGTGTCTGAGCAAGATAATTGCAAGAGGGGAAAATAATCACAAGCAAAGTGATCAATGACATTGGAACCACAGTAATCTaactggagaaaaagaataaCTAGTGGGAAGATATTTAAGAATGCTGCCAGCCAAGCACAAAAGACAAGTAAAATGCAGACTCTTTTGTTCATGATGGTTGTATAATGCAAGGGATTACAGATGGCaacatagcggtcataggacaTGGCAGTTAGAAGGTAAAACTCAGTTATTCCCatgaagattaagaaaaataactgagcTGTACAATTATTGTATGAGATCGTCTTGTCTTTGGTGATAATTGTGCCCAGAAATCTAGGAATACAGACAGTTGTAAAGGATATTTCTAGTACAGAGAAGTTCctgaggaagaaatacatgggggTCTGTAGATGGGAGTCAACCAAGGTGAGAGTGATGATGGCCAAATTACCAGTGACACTTAATATATATGtgataattaaaaagagaaaaatcataatcTGAAGCTGTGGGTCATCTGATAGCCCTAGAAGAATGAATTCTGTGGGTACTGTGCGGTTTTTCATTGCCGatcctttcttcccccctttAGAGCAGAAACTGTATGTTCCCCTGTAGgacataaaaagttaaaacaggaTTGAGGTTAGAGTACAGAATCTTAAAATATCAACAGTGATGAGTAATCTATGAAAcccaaaaacaaatgttttccttCAGCAACTCTCCAATTTCTACTGGACCTCACATTcaagaaa
Proteins encoded in this window:
- the LOC125107061 gene encoding olfactory receptor 6C3-like gives rise to the protein MKNRTVPTEFILLGLSDDPQLQIMIFLFLIITYILSVTGNLAIITLTLVDSHLQTPMYFFLRNFSVLEISFTTVCIPRFLGTIITKDKTISYNNCTAQLFFLIFMGITEFYLLTAMSYDRYVAICNPLHYTTIMNKRVCILLVFCAWLAAFLNIFPLVILFLQLDYCGSNVIDHFACDYFPLLQLSCSDTWLLEVIGFYSAIVILLFTLALIILSYMFIIRTILKLPSASQRKKAFSTCSSHMIVISISYGSCIFMYANPSAKEKASLIKGVAILNTSVAPMMNPFIYTLRNQQVKQAFKDTIQKVMFFSSK